Proteins encoded together in one Desulfobulbaceae bacterium window:
- a CDS encoding purine-binding chemotaxis protein CheW, with amino-acid sequence MATDQSENMLDDDLYDDDEDTLKDKYLTFHLAGEDYGIEIAFVTEIIGIQKITEVPDMPRFIRGVINLRGKVIPVMDVRLRFNLEERAYDERTCIVVVDINSTAVGLVVDEVSEVADIPENDVEPPPNTGKGKSSRYLKGMGKMGDSVKILLDIEKLLHEDELELLEKEVNYHTQL; translated from the coding sequence ATGGCTACCGACCAAAGTGAAAACATGCTTGATGATGATCTTTATGATGACGATGAAGATACCCTTAAAGACAAGTACCTCACCTTTCATCTTGCCGGCGAAGACTATGGAATTGAGATTGCCTTTGTCACCGAGATAATCGGCATCCAGAAAATTACAGAGGTGCCTGACATGCCCAGGTTCATCAGGGGTGTGATTAACCTGCGCGGCAAGGTCATCCCGGTTATGGATGTACGCCTGCGATTCAACCTGGAAGAAAGGGCTTACGACGAACGAACCTGCATTGTGGTGGTAGATATTAACAGTACCGCTGTTGGTTTGGTTGTCGATGAAGTCAGCGAGGTCGCAGATATCCCTGAAAATGATGTTGAACCGCCACCCAACACCGGCAAAGGCAAATCGAGCCGATACCTGAAGGGCATGGGCAAAATGGGTGACTCCGTAAAAATCTTACTCGACATAGAAAAACTACTGCATGAAGATGAACTTGAACTACTCGAAAAGGAAGTAAACTATCACACCCAATTATAG